In one window of Scyliorhinus canicula chromosome 17, sScyCan1.1, whole genome shotgun sequence DNA:
- the LOC119951691 gene encoding zinc finger protein 229-like, producing MEGKSIVHSGEKLYMCSMCGRGFSQSSGLSKHKCCHNAEKPWKCEDCSKGFTCPSELKIHRRNHTGERPFTCSKCGKGFIRSSHLMTHQRGHTEEKPFTCSDCGKGFINSSALMRHQIVHTGERPFRCSHCGTCFKRSFDLTIHQRVHTGERPFTCSQCGKGFIRSSTLLKHQRVHTDERPFKCPECLKCFKSSQDLISHQRVHTDKKPFKCPDCGKLYKCSRELMSHQRVHTDERPFKCPDCEKCYKCSRELMSHQRVHTDERPFRCSYCGIGFRHSFHLTVHQRVHTGESPFKCLECGKCYKSFQELTSHKHVHSDERPFVCSHCGTGFKRSSQLTAHERIHTGERPFICSVCGKGFTRSFNLKIHQRVHTDEKPFKCLNCGKCYKKSQDLMSHQRIHTDE from the coding sequence atggaaggaaaaagcatcgttcacagcggggagaaactgtacatgtgttctatgtgtggacgaggcttcagccAGTCATCTGGCCTGTCAAAACATAAATGCTGTCACAATgcggagaaaccgtggaaatgtgaagATTGTAGCAAGGGATTCACATGTCCATCTGAGCTAAAGATTCATCGTCgcaatcacactggggagagaccattcacctgttccaagtgtgggaaaggatttattcGATCATCCCATCTGATGACACACCAGCGaggtcacactgaggagaaacccttcacctgctctgattgtggaaagggattcattaattcatctgCCCTGATGAGACACCAAATtgttcacactggtgagagaccgttcaggtgctcacACTGTGGCACTTGTTTCAAGCGTTCATTTGACCTCACAatacaccagcgcgttcacactggagagagaccgtttacttgctcccagtgtgggaagggattcattcgatCATCTACATTgctgaaacatcagcgagttcacacagatgagagaccttttaaatgtcctgAATGTTTAAAGTGCTTCAAGAGTTCTCAGGACCTGAtatcccatcaacgagttcacactgataagaaaccttttaaatgtccagactgtgggaagttgTACAAATGTTCCAGGGAACTCatgtcccatcaacgtgttcacaccgatgagagaccttttaaatgcccagactgtgAGAAATGCTATAAATGTTCCAgggaactgatgtcccatcagcgggttcacactgacgagagacctttTAGGTGCTCTTACTGTGGGATTGGGTTCAGACACTCATTTCATCTCActgtacaccagcgagttcacactggggagagcccTTTTAAATGCCTGGAGTGTGGGAAGTGTTATAAAAGTTTCCAGGAACTGACATCCCATAAACATGTTCAcagtgatgagagaccgtttgtgtgctctcactgtgggactgggttcaagcGTTCATCTCAACTCACTGCACACGAgcgaattcacacaggggagagacccTTTATCTGTTcagtatgtgggaagggattcactcggtcattcaACTTGAAGATACACCaaagagttcacactgatgagaaaccTTTTAAATGCCTCAATTGTGGGAAGTGCTATAAGAAGTCCCAGGACTTGATGTcccatcaacgtattcacactgacgAGTGA